In Erigeron canadensis isolate Cc75 chromosome 7, C_canadensis_v1, whole genome shotgun sequence, one DNA window encodes the following:
- the LOC122607917 gene encoding B3 domain-containing protein Os01g0723500-like, with translation MNPARLPYFIKGYNSSISHDKLKIPSKFDKHLEGKTSGTISLKGPSGNTWQADLGEQSDGLYILDGWEAFVRDHYLENGDCLVFRYDGNLHFTLQIFDQSACEKETAFSAECHQDLSIFDQHFGKKREREHASLLSHKVDSVPKKARSSPSHEAMNLSKMYTRQQETINGRCEVADFLNGSEYCGRALKNPIISVMPLSEVCPTDDELGRLSASEADKIVQAFTSSFPHFSQVMKRFNVSGSYTLNVPYQFATAYLPNCKVKVVLYNSKGESWTINSIPTIRVQTSHTFCGGWLSFVRDNDINVRDVCIFELIGKCELRVNILRIRQESLDYEDGDVNGLTNGASQKMNGRLDKNVKAKSRKTQSLALLGDQKVGFSIDKVKHGIAAKGSVAGSQSRTADGKSGKIKSLPEKRGSSKTGCTSLKSAPEEKIAAESFITTFPYFVRVMKKFNTGGSYTLKVPYQFSMEHLPNCRTAIILHNLKGERWTVNSVPTVKVQTLHTFCGGWMAFVRDNGIQMGDICIFELIGRCEMRVHISSAGKNIFDLEYPTDLQMN, from the exons ATGAATCCAGCAAGACTTCCTTATTTTATCAAGGGTTACAATTCTAGCATTAGCCATGATAAACTG AAAATACCTTCAAAGTTTGACAAACATTTAGAAGGGAAAACAAGCGGAACGATATCTTTAAAGGGTCCCAGTGGAAACACATGGCAGGCTGATCTGGGAGAGCAATCCGATGGTTTGTATATCTTGGATGGATGGGAAGCTTTTGTGCGAGATCATTATTTAGAGAATGGGGACTGTTTAGTTTTCAGATATGATGGTAATTTGCATTTTACATTACAAATCTTTGACCAAAGTGCATGTGAGAAAGAAACGGCGTTTTCTGCCGAGTGCCATCAAGATTTGAGTATTTTTGATCAGCATTTTGGAAAGAAGAGGGAAAGGGAACATGCATCTTTGTTGAGTCATAAGGTTGACTCTGTGCCAAAGAAAGCAAGAAGTTCACCTTCCCATGAAGCCATGAACCTATCTAAGATGTACACAAGACAACAAGAAACCATCAATGGGCGTTGTGAAGTTGCAGACTTTTTGAATGGCTCGGAATATTGTGGCCGTGCCTTGAAGAATCCCATAATTTCCGTTATGCCGCTATCAG AGGTATGCCCTACTGATGATGAGTTGGGACGGTTATCGGCGTCTGAAGCCGACAAGATAGTTCAAGCATTTACTTCAAGTTTTCCTCACTTTAGCCAAGTTATGAAAAGGTTCAACGTAAGCGGTTCGTATACTTTG AATGTTCCATATCAGTTTGCGACGGCATACCTTCCAAACTGCAAAGTAAAGGTTGTTCTTTACAACTCAAAAGGTGAATCTTGGACTATTAATTCAATTCCAACCATAAGAGTGCAAACTTCACATACTTTCTGTGGCGGGTGGCTGAGTTTTGTTCGTGATAATGACATTAATGTGAGAGATGTCTGCATATTTGAACTAATAGGCAAGTGTGAGTTGCGTGTGAATATTCTTAGAATTAGACAGGAATCATTAGACTATGAAGATGGTGATGTTAACGGGTTGACTAATGGGGCTTCTCAGAAGATGAATGGAAGGTTGGATAAGAATGTCAAAGCAAAATCTCGTAAAACCCAGAGTCTCGCTTTACTTGGAGATCAGAAGGTTGGTTTCTCCATTGATAAGGTCAAACACGGTATTGCAGCCAAGGGATCTGTTGCTGGTTCCCAATCAAGAACCGCTGATGGAAAGTCAG GGAAGATAAAAAGTTTACCAGAAAAAAGGGGTTCTTCTAAGACGGGGTGTACGTCATTGAAGTCAGCACCGGAGGAAAAAATAGCTGCCGAATCTTTCATTACTACCTTCCCTTATTTTGTTAGAGTCATGAAAAAGTTCAACACCGGTGGATCTTACACTCTT AAAGTTCCGTATCAGTTCTCCATGGAGCACCTTCCTAACTGCAGAACAGCGATTATTCTCCACAATTTAAAAGGAGAACGCTGGACGGTAAACTCAGTTCCAACAGTTAAAGTACAGACGCTGCATACCTTTTGTGGAGGATGGATGGCTTTTGTTCGTGATAATGGCATTCAAATGGGAGATATCTGCATATTTGAGCTTATCGGTAGATGTGAAATGCGTGTGCACATATCTAGTGCTGGAAAGAATATCTTTGATTTAGAATATCCAACTGACCTCCAAATGAATTAG
- the LOC122607574 gene encoding leucine-rich repeat extensin-like protein 3: MAPAHNEEKVTVMILEVDLKCHCCYKKVKKLLCKFPQIRDQMFDVDKNKVMITVVCCDPERIRDKLCCKGGKAIQSIEIVENNKPKPQPPPPSKPPPPKPQPPVEPPPKNHPPPPAPEKPKPSPPAVVVPPPGPKPAPPKPDPPPPKPDPPPKPNPMPPPVDPKPNPPPPQPQPEPMPMPYPTDCGYPQPFCPPPVSVCCQECYEGRGGGPCHYGYGRPVPPPPGACYDGSYGYPNPWNRPYCVSRCGECFSEENPHGCSIM; the protein is encoded by the exons ATGGCGCCAGCACACAAT GAGGAAAAGGTTACTGTGATGATCTTGGAAGTTGATCTGAAATGTCATTGCTGTTACAAGAAGGTCAAAAAACTCCTCTGCAAATTCCCCC AAATAAGAGATCAAATGTTTGATGTGGATAAAAACAAGGTAATGATCACGGTCGTATGCTGCGATCCGGAACGGATTAGAGACAAGCTATGTTGTAAGGGTGGCAAGGCCATTCAGTCCATTGAGATTGTTGAAAATAACAAACCTAAACCGCAACCACCGCCTCCTTCTAAGCCGCCGCCTCCTAAACCACAACCCCCAGTTGAACCGCCGCCTAAAAACCACCCCCCGCCGCCTGCGCCTGAGAAACCCAAACCTTCTCCTCCAGCTGTTGTTGTTCCTCCTCCTGGACCCAAACCTGCACCTCCTAAACCTGATCCTCCTCCGCCCAAACCCGATCCTCCACCGAAACCCAACCCAATGCCACCTCCCGTTGACCCAAAACCTAACCCACCCCCACCCCAACCCCAACCCGAGCCTATGCCTATGCCGTATCCAACGGATTGTGGGTACCCACAGCCTTTCTGCCCTCCTCCTGTCTCAGTATGTTGCCAGGAGTGCTATGAAGGTCGTGGTGGAGGCCCGTGTCACTATGGGTACGGTAGACCCGTACCACCCCCACCGGGCGCATGCTATGACGGCTCCTACGGATACCCAAACCCTTGGAACAGGCCCTATTGTGTCAGCAGATGTGGTGAATGTTTTAGTGAAGAAAATCCACATGGCTGCTCAATCATGTAA